In a genomic window of Candidatus Campbellbacteria bacterium:
- a CDS encoding FKBP-type peptidyl-prolyl cis-trans isomerase, protein MATKINKTETVIAIIVIGFLLFIFGYFNLQGTNPQVSDVNNENEKSYIPSTLNRLPSEDPSGFAVFDQREGEGRSPTAGDTVRVHYTGVFEDGSVFDSSLLGNNNEPLKFKLGEGPIIPGFQIAVLGMREGGTRLVKIPPELAYASVPEDSPYYPLRNSTLYFEIFLIEILDEE, encoded by the coding sequence ATGGCAACTAAAATAAATAAGACAGAAACCGTAATAGCAATAATAGTCATTGGCTTTTTGCTTTTCATATTTGGTTATTTCAATTTGCAGGGCACTAACCCACAAGTGAGTGATGTAAACAATGAAAACGAAAAATCTTACATACCTTCCACACTGAACCGACTTCCATCAGAAGACCCTTCTGGATTCGCTGTGTTTGATCAAAGAGAAGGAGAGGGCAGATCGCCAACAGCAGGGGACACAGTAAGAGTTCACTACACAGGAGTGTTTGAAGACGGTAGCGTATTTGATTCTTCTCTCTTGGGTAACAATAACGAACCCCTTAAATTTAAATTGGGAGAAGGCCCTATCATCCCTGGTTTCCAAATCGCTGTTTTGGGAATGAGAGAAGGTGGAACAAGATTGGTAAAGATACCCCCTGAACTTGCATATGCTTCTGTTCCAGAAGACTCTCCTTACTATCCACTAAGAAATTCAACGCTGTATTTTGAGATCTTTCTGATTGAAATCTTAGATGAAGAGTAA
- a CDS encoding exonuclease domain-containing protein, whose amino-acid sequence MEENQKIGIVALDTETSGVDFDTSQVIQCGAIFCDKDLNELCECSWNVNFLADEFSWDEESEEIHKISREEAETHGVDPNKFIEEMEKNINNNYDAQTELLILAANAYFDNLMLKSLWGRYAKDKRFPFSYRTIDLSSFGMGLFGETGFSKLRERLGIEGDEDMLHNAMYDARLHLSTYRAILEYINKR is encoded by the coding sequence ATGGAAGAGAACCAAAAAATTGGAATAGTTGCCCTTGATACAGAGACAAGTGGTGTTGATTTTGACACCTCTCAGGTTATACAATGTGGCGCTATTTTTTGTGACAAAGATTTAAACGAACTCTGTGAGTGTTCGTGGAATGTAAACTTTCTTGCAGATGAGTTCTCTTGGGATGAAGAGTCTGAAGAGATACACAAGATAAGCAGAGAGGAGGCAGAAACGCATGGGGTTGACCCAAACAAATTCATAGAGGAAATGGAAAAAAATATAAACAATAACTACGATGCCCAGACAGAATTATTAATTCTTGCGGCAAATGCATATTTTGATAATCTTATGCTGAAATCACTATGGGGAAGATATGCAAAAGATAAAAGGTTTCCTTTCTCATACAGAACGATAGATTTAAGTTCTTTTGGTATGGGTCTTTTTGGCGAGACTGGTTTTTCTAAACTGAGAGAGAGGTTGGGGATAGAAGGGGATGAGGATATGCTTCATAACGCGATGTATGATGCGAGGCTTCATCTCTCTACTTATAGGGCTATATTGGAATATATCAATAAAAGGTAA
- a CDS encoding UvrB/UvrC motif-containing protein, whose amino-acid sequence MEKSQVKFSSLPDKSGVYVFVGENKKYLYIGRATSLRDRIRSYFSKDLGATRGPVIVDALKKAKKIKVFETDSLLEAVIMEANLIKKHKPKYNSKEKDDKSFSVVVITKEEYPRVLKARVNDLERKFSPKSILYVFGPFTQSGVLTEALKIVRKLFPFRDKCKPKEKGGKKCFSAQLGLCPGVCYGDMNKKEYMARIKEIKMLFDGKKKMLIKSLEKKMKDYAKKEKFEKAKEVRDRISALTHIQDITLIKRETTDNKNRIEGFDIAHTSGKGAVGVMSVIENSEAQKSKYRQFNIKNAKGGDDINSLNEILKRRFNHPEWQYPSLVVVDGGKTHLNSAKRTIKNMGIGVSVVSVVKDDHHRPKNILGPKKITIKAEREILLANSEAHRFSIAKHRKKMRRSLI is encoded by the coding sequence ATGGAAAAGTCGCAGGTAAAATTCTCATCCCTACCCGACAAATCAGGTGTTTATGTTTTTGTCGGTGAAAACAAGAAATATCTTTACATAGGTCGTGCGACATCATTGAGAGACAGAATTCGGAGTTATTTTTCAAAAGATTTGGGCGCAACACGAGGACCCGTCATAGTTGATGCGCTCAAAAAAGCAAAAAAGATAAAAGTCTTTGAAACGGACTCACTTCTTGAAGCCGTGATAATGGAGGCAAACCTTATAAAAAAACACAAACCAAAATACAACTCAAAAGAGAAAGATGATAAAAGTTTTAGCGTTGTCGTCATAACAAAAGAAGAATACCCGCGTGTATTGAAAGCCCGTGTAAATGACCTTGAAAGAAAATTTTCGCCAAAATCAATACTTTATGTGTTTGGACCTTTCACGCAGTCGGGTGTTTTGACTGAAGCGTTAAAGATTGTCAGAAAACTTTTTCCGTTCCGCGACAAGTGCAAGCCGAAAGAGAAGGGAGGAAAAAAGTGTTTTAGTGCGCAGTTGGGTCTTTGCCCCGGTGTCTGTTATGGTGATATGAACAAAAAAGAATATATGGCGAGGATCAAAGAGATAAAAATGTTGTTTGACGGCAAGAAAAAAATGCTAATAAAATCTTTGGAGAAAAAGATGAAAGATTATGCAAAAAAAGAGAAGTTTGAGAAAGCAAAAGAAGTGAGAGATAGAATATCCGCACTAACACATATACAGGACATAACACTTATCAAGCGAGAAACGACAGACAACAAAAACAGAATAGAGGGTTTTGATATCGCACACACATCTGGCAAGGGTGCAGTAGGCGTGATGTCCGTGATTGAAAACAGCGAGGCGCAAAAATCAAAATACAGACAGTTTAATATAAAAAATGCAAAGGGAGGTGATGATATAAACTCATTAAATGAAATACTTAAAAGAAGATTCAATCACCCAGAATGGCAATACCCATCTCTTGTCGTCGTTGATGGTGGAAAAACACATCTTAACTCTGCAAAAAGAACCATCAAAAATATGGGAATAGGGGTGTCCGTTGTAAGTGTTGTAAAAGACGATCATCACAGACCGAAAAACATACTTGGTCCAAAGAAAATTACAATTAAAGCAGAAAGGGAAATACTGCTCGCAAATTCAGAAGCGCACAGATTTTCAATAGCAAAGCATAGAAAAAAGATGCGTAGGTCTCTTATTTAG
- a CDS encoding type II secretion system protein, which produces MLNNNGFSLGEVLIVVAIIGIFASIILLSFGDVVDSRKRQAAEISAESLREESAVHFARNTHYATFCDRTKNKKLEKVVNDIKNELYDNGMIVPTFGGSFSITKITVGTTSEKLNCESTESGWTLRLKFPSGDNHYCVDDTNFSGSVSGAGWPTEFQGCKNKNP; this is translated from the coding sequence ATGTTAAATAATAATGGTTTTTCTTTAGGAGAGGTTTTGATCGTTGTGGCAATAATTGGTATTTTTGCTTCTATCATATTACTTTCTTTTGGTGATGTCGTTGATAGCCGAAAAAGACAGGCAGCAGAAATTAGCGCAGAATCTTTGAGAGAAGAGTCGGCTGTTCATTTTGCGAGGAATACTCACTATGCAACATTTTGCGATAGGACAAAAAACAAAAAACTTGAAAAAGTCGTGAACGATATAAAAAATGAACTTTATGACAACGGCATGATCGTCCCTACCTTTGGCGGCAGTTTCAGCATAACGAAAATAACCGTTGGGACAACTTCAGAGAAATTAAATTGTGAATCAACAGAATCAGGATGGACCCTACGATTAAAATTTCCTTCAGGCGATAATCATTATTGCGTTGATGATACCAATTTTTCTGGAAGTGTGAGTGGCGCTGGTTGGCCTACAGAGTTTCAAGGCTGTAAAAATAAAAATCCTTGA
- the uvrA gene encoding excinuclease ABC subunit UvrA has translation MQKKDNKGHIRGIEEIVVRHAKTHNLKNINVKMPRNSMIAFTGLSGSGKSSLAFDTIFAEGQRRYVESLSTYARQFLRQMQKPDVEEITGLSPAISIDQKTRSRNPRSTVATITEIYDYLRVLFARVGRLYCPKCSRPIRRLSHEEIVERIIKRIKEKKPTSKTKQGADKITITAPVVIGRKGEYYQLLYDLLGRGYEKVRVDGKEASLRSRIKLHRHKRHSIDAVVDTFSTNEFKKMSKDMEERLSDAVERSLHEADGLVKIVYSEGGEELISSKFICPYDGFSFPEIEPRLFSFNSPYGACPKCNGIGIEDLFFNRVCSQCNGNRLREEAFFVFIGSANGKNIADIVSMSIEEAYNFFGDIKLTKKEREIAENVIHEIISRLNFMIDVGLDYLTLDRKAGTLSGGEAQRIRLASQIGSRLVGALYVLDEPTIGLHQRDNARLIKTLLHLRDLGNTIIVVEHDEDTILSADYLVDIGPGAGEHGGNIMVSDYMSKLLSPRRDKKIKSITLDYLRGEKKIPVPEKRRMGDMGVIKIEGANAFNIKNMKVNVPLSKFICITGVSGSGKSTFMYEILHKNLELSLVRKKRSANLNNVKKFEGTEKLSRVVLLDQSPIGRTPRSVPATYIGAFGPIREIFASTEDARARGWKSGKFSFNVRGGRCENCQGNGFIQVEMHFLPTVYVECDVCHGKRFTKEVLSVRYKKKNIYEVLSMSVNQAHEFFKDIPQIEERLRTMKEVGLGYISLGQSATTLSGGEAQRVKISSELYRKHTTRTIYLLDEPTVGLHYEDVRMLTQILHQLVNMGNTVVVIEHNLDVIKNADYVIDIGPEGGNKGGKIVACGTPEKIAAEKTHTGKYLKKALK, from the coding sequence ATGCAAAAAAAAGACAACAAAGGGCATATCCGCGGAATAGAGGAGATAGTTGTTCGTCATGCAAAGACGCACAACCTTAAAAATATAAATGTAAAGATGCCAAGAAATTCAATGATTGCCTTTACAGGTTTGTCGGGGTCGGGCAAATCATCTCTTGCTTTTGATACGATTTTTGCAGAAGGGCAGAGAAGGTATGTTGAGTCCCTCTCCACCTACGCAAGACAGTTTTTGAGACAAATGCAAAAGCCAGATGTTGAGGAGATTACAGGACTCTCGCCAGCGATATCTATTGATCAGAAAACCCGCTCAAGAAACCCACGCTCAACAGTCGCGACAATAACAGAGATTTATGACTACCTTCGCGTTTTGTTTGCGCGGGTTGGGAGGTTGTATTGTCCCAAGTGCAGTCGCCCCATACGGCGACTCTCTCACGAAGAGATTGTTGAAAGAATAATAAAACGCATAAAAGAAAAAAAACCAACGAGCAAAACAAAACAAGGCGCTGACAAAATAACAATAACCGCACCTGTTGTTATCGGTCGCAAGGGTGAATACTACCAACTTCTCTACGACCTTTTGGGGAGGGGTTATGAAAAAGTCCGCGTAGATGGAAAAGAGGCATCCCTTCGTTCAAGGATAAAGCTACATCGCCACAAAAGACACAGCATAGATGCGGTGGTTGATACTTTTTCTACAAATGAGTTCAAAAAAATGTCTAAAGATATGGAGGAGCGACTTTCTGATGCGGTTGAGAGATCGTTGCATGAGGCAGATGGTCTTGTGAAGATAGTGTATTCAGAGGGCGGAGAGGAGTTGATTTCTTCAAAGTTTATATGTCCCTATGACGGCTTTTCTTTTCCTGAAATTGAGCCGCGACTGTTTTCTTTTAATTCGCCTTATGGCGCTTGTCCGAAGTGTAACGGCATAGGAATAGAAGATTTGTTTTTTAATAGGGTGTGTTCCCAGTGTAATGGTAATCGGCTGAGGGAAGAGGCGTTTTTTGTTTTCATAGGGAGCGCAAATGGGAAGAATATAGCAGATATCGTCTCAATGTCTATAGAAGAAGCGTATAACTTTTTTGGAGATATAAAATTAACCAAGAAAGAAAGAGAGATAGCAGAAAATGTGATACACGAGATAATTTCTCGGCTCAATTTTATGATTGATGTCGGTCTTGACTACTTGACGCTTGATAGGAAGGCGGGGACATTGTCGGGAGGTGAGGCGCAGAGGATACGCCTTGCATCGCAGATAGGGTCGCGCTTGGTCGGTGCTTTGTATGTTCTTGATGAGCCCACGATTGGACTACACCAAAGAGATAATGCCCGTCTTATAAAAACTCTGCTACATCTCCGTGACTTAGGAAACACAATCATAGTGGTTGAGCATGATGAGGACACAATTTTATCAGCCGACTACCTCGTAGACATAGGTCCTGGTGCGGGCGAACACGGTGGAAACATAATGGTTTCTGACTATATGTCAAAACTGCTTTCACCAAGAAGGGACAAGAAGATAAAATCTATAACGCTTGATTATTTAAGAGGTGAGAAAAAAATTCCCGTCCCTGAAAAAAGACGGATGGGGGATATGGGGGTTATAAAAATAGAGGGCGCAAACGCTTTTAATATAAAAAATATGAAAGTAAATGTTCCCCTCAGCAAGTTTATATGCATAACCGGTGTTTCTGGGTCGGGCAAGTCAACATTTATGTATGAGATTTTACACAAGAACCTTGAACTTTCGTTGGTGCGTAAAAAAAGAAGTGCCAACCTAAACAATGTTAAGAAATTTGAAGGGACTGAGAAATTGAGTAGGGTGGTGTTGCTTGATCAATCGCCCATAGGCAGAACGCCTCGCTCTGTCCCAGCGACATACATAGGCGCGTTTGGTCCGATTCGTGAGATATTTGCAAGCACAGAGGATGCCAGAGCGCGAGGGTGGAAAAGTGGGAAATTCTCTTTTAATGTTCGCGGTGGAAGGTGTGAGAACTGTCAGGGAAACGGATTTATTCAGGTAGAGATGCACTTTCTGCCGACTGTTTATGTGGAGTGTGATGTGTGTCACGGCAAAAGATTTACAAAAGAAGTTCTTTCTGTGCGATACAAGAAGAAAAACATATATGAAGTTTTGTCTATGTCGGTCAATCAAGCACACGAATTTTTCAAAGACATACCCCAAATAGAAGAACGGCTCAGGACTATGAAAGAAGTTGGGCTTGGATACATATCACTCGGACAATCAGCGACAACACTGTCTGGCGGTGAAGCGCAGAGAGTAAAGATATCGTCAGAACTTTACCGAAAACACACCACGCGGACAATATATCTTTTAGACGAGCCAACGGTCGGGCTTCATTATGAAGATGTGAGAATGTTGACACAAATACTTCATCAGTTAGTTAATATGGGGAATACCGTTGTCGTCATTGAACACAACCTTGATGTTATAAAAAACGCAGACTATGTGATTGATATAGGACCAGAAGGGGGTAACAAGGGCGGCAAGATTGTTGCTTGTGGGACGCCAGAGAAAATCGCAGCAGAGAAAACGCACACAGGGAAATATCTTAAAAAGGCGCTGAAATAA
- the ychF gene encoding redox-regulated ATPase YchF has protein sequence MSLTLGIVGLPNVGKSTLFNTLTGQSVPAENYPFCTIKPSVGIVPVPDKRLERLSELANSKEKIPAVVQYVDIAGLVKGASSGEGLGNEFLSNIREVDAIVQVVRLFKNSKIVHVDGAPNPKRDIETISLELILYDLGISNRRAEKLKKDAKKDPEAKKELALITKAIGYLEKEKPLLEGDFEEDEKTALNNLGFLSIKPMLYIFNVEMAGENVEQSNESYQYACEIIEQRNIKAIILDVFAENSLSQVSQEERELFCKEVGIKVDSLDSLISECYKLLGLITFFTVGEKETRAWTIKKGSKAPKAGSAIHTDFEEKFIRAEVVGYDDFVKCGSLAVARENGLARTEGKDYVVQDGDIVLFKI, from the coding sequence ATGTCATTAACTCTCGGCATAGTGGGTCTGCCCAATGTAGGTAAATCAACACTCTTCAACACACTAACAGGTCAATCCGTCCCTGCAGAAAATTATCCGTTCTGCACGATAAAGCCATCTGTCGGAATAGTTCCTGTTCCTGACAAGCGACTTGAAAGGCTGTCTGAGCTTGCAAATTCAAAAGAGAAAATACCAGCGGTGGTTCAGTATGTTGATATCGCAGGTTTGGTCAAAGGCGCTTCGTCAGGTGAAGGTCTTGGCAATGAATTTCTCTCAAACATAAGAGAGGTTGATGCGATAGTTCAGGTGGTTCGACTTTTCAAAAACTCAAAGATAGTCCATGTTGATGGTGCGCCCAATCCAAAAAGAGACATAGAAACAATATCGCTTGAACTCATACTTTATGATTTAGGGATATCAAACAGACGCGCTGAAAAACTGAAAAAAGATGCAAAAAAAGACCCTGAAGCGAAAAAAGAACTGGCACTTATCACAAAAGCAATCGGATACCTTGAAAAAGAAAAACCACTTTTGGAAGGTGATTTTGAAGAAGATGAAAAGACCGCGCTGAACAATCTTGGTTTTCTAAGCATAAAACCAATGCTATACATATTTAATGTTGAGATGGCAGGTGAGAATGTGGAGCAGAGCAATGAATCATACCAATATGCATGCGAGATAATTGAACAGCGGAATATAAAAGCGATAATACTTGATGTATTTGCAGAAAATAGTTTGTCACAGGTGAGCCAAGAAGAGAGGGAACTTTTCTGTAAAGAAGTGGGAATAAAAGTTGACTCTCTGGATTCTCTTATAAGCGAGTGCTATAAATTACTTGGATTGATAACTTTTTTTACGGTGGGAGAAAAAGAAACCCGTGCTTGGACTATAAAAAAGGGAAGCAAAGCGCCGAAGGCGGGCAGTGCGATACATACTGATTTTGAAGAAAAATTTATAAGAGCAGAAGTCGTTGGCTATGATGATTTTGTAAAGTGTGGTTCTTTGGCAGTGGCGAGAGAAAATGGACTTGCCCGAACAGAAGGGAAGGACTATGTGGTTCAAGACGGTGATATCGTTTTGTTTAAGATATAA
- a CDS encoding NAD(P)H-dependent oxidoreductase: protein MEKKKIFVFLGNSVKGSFSSACADTYENAAKKAGHSIKRMNIGDMKFDPILHNGYREIQPLEPDLLEFQGNIKWADHIVILYPNWWSTMPALLKGVFDRAFLPGFAFNFDKKTKSLKKLLAGKSARVIIIAGTDAPWRLFWKYGDFTNEISRGILGFSGFSPVKVSTFGPAEKVDETVRKSWLEKIESLGKKAC from the coding sequence ATGGAGAAAAAAAAGATTTTTGTGTTCCTCGGCAATTCAGTAAAAGGCTCTTTCTCATCAGCGTGTGCTGATACATATGAAAACGCTGCGAAAAAAGCAGGGCATAGTATCAAAAGAATGAATATAGGAGATATGAAGTTTGACCCCATACTCCATAATGGCTATAGGGAAATACAACCGCTTGAACCAGACTTGCTGGAGTTTCAGGGAAATATAAAATGGGCAGATCATATCGTGATTCTTTATCCAAACTGGTGGTCTACGATGCCCGCATTATTAAAGGGAGTTTTTGACCGTGCTTTTTTGCCTGGCTTTGCTTTTAACTTTGACAAGAAAACAAAGTCATTAAAAAAACTTCTTGCAGGCAAGAGCGCAAGGGTGATAATTATCGCAGGGACGGACGCTCCGTGGCGCTTGTTTTGGAAGTATGGAGATTTTACAAATGAAATATCAAGAGGCATTTTAGGTTTTAGTGGTTTTAGCCCTGTTAAAGTCAGTACTTTTGGACCAGCAGAAAAAGTAGATGAAACAGTGAGGAAGAGTTGGCTGGAAAAGATAGAAAGTTTAGGTAAAAAAGCTTGTTAA
- the uvrB gene encoding excinuclease ABC subunit UvrB, which yields MAEEKFLLKSPFAPSGDQPKAIRSLVESIKKGNRDQTLLGVTGSGKTFTVANVISKLNLPTLVIAHNKTLAAQLTQEYREFFPNNAVSYFVSYYDYYQPEAYVPTTDTYIEKDAKINQEIDRLRHATTQALLTRRDVIVVASVSCIYGLGNPEEYEKSNLSVKVGEKTDRRDFVRRLINVYFERVSGDLRSGTFRAVGNAIEVMPSSEEVIYRVSLETDGISEIVVLDAITRQVLEKLKTLFIFPAKHFVSSKEERVLVVKEIKKELVESIKALQKAGMNLEAERLKRRTQNDISLILEVGYCSGIENYSRFFDRRKKGEPPFTLLSYFPKKKDGTPDFLTVIDESHVTTPQIAGMYAGDRSRKKTLVKYGFRLPSACDNRPLKFDEFRERVGQIVYTSATPAEYELEKSKKNVIEQIIRPTGLVDPEISVNPVTESGKYKGQVQHFIKEAKGVIKKKGRVLATVLTKKMAEDLSSYLTEQGVKTKYLHSDIKTIQRIEILTEFRKGEFDVLVGVNLLREGLDLPEVELVGIFDADKEGFLRSTTSLIQTIGRAARNVSSRVLLYADKETAALKNAITETNRRRKIQIAYNKKHNITPKTVRKEIKDITSQISTRHKKTVKSLLVFDREKYDKNPKKFLKDKKKSMEEAVKILDFETAAIIRDEIRELKGDKK from the coding sequence ATGGCAGAGGAAAAATTTCTTCTAAAGTCTCCATTTGCACCATCAGGTGATCAGCCAAAAGCAATACGCTCTCTTGTGGAGTCCATAAAGAAAGGAAACAGAGACCAAACACTTCTTGGCGTTACTGGTTCTGGAAAAACATTTACAGTAGCAAATGTAATATCAAAACTTAACCTACCAACCCTTGTAATCGCGCATAACAAAACCCTCGCAGCACAACTTACACAGGAGTATAGGGAGTTTTTTCCCAACAATGCTGTTTCTTATTTTGTCTCCTATTATGATTATTATCAGCCAGAGGCGTATGTTCCGACAACGGATACATACATTGAAAAAGATGCGAAAATAAATCAGGAGATTGACAGATTGAGACATGCCACAACTCAGGCACTGCTTACGAGGAGAGATGTGATTGTTGTCGCCTCTGTGTCCTGCATTTATGGTCTTGGAAACCCTGAAGAATATGAAAAAAGCAATCTGTCTGTAAAAGTGGGAGAGAAAACAGACAGAAGGGATTTTGTGAGACGCTTGATAAATGTTTATTTTGAGAGAGTTTCTGGTGATTTGCGTTCAGGGACATTTCGTGCAGTGGGCAACGCCATTGAGGTGATGCCGAGCAGTGAAGAGGTTATTTATCGTGTATCGCTTGAAACAGACGGCATCTCGGAGATAGTCGTTCTTGATGCGATAACACGGCAAGTGCTTGAAAAACTAAAGACACTTTTTATATTTCCAGCAAAGCACTTCGTGTCCTCAAAGGAAGAGAGGGTTTTGGTTGTCAAAGAGATAAAAAAAGAATTGGTAGAATCCATCAAAGCGTTGCAGAAAGCAGGGATGAACCTTGAAGCAGAACGATTAAAAAGACGAACACAAAACGACATATCCCTCATCCTTGAAGTTGGATATTGTTCGGGCATAGAAAACTACTCAAGATTTTTTGACAGACGGAAAAAAGGAGAACCACCCTTTACGCTTTTGTCTTATTTTCCAAAGAAAAAAGATGGCACACCTGACTTCCTTACGGTTATAGATGAGTCGCATGTGACAACGCCACAGATAGCAGGCATGTATGCTGGCGACAGATCAAGAAAGAAAACTTTGGTTAAATACGGCTTCCGTTTGCCATCTGCTTGTGACAACAGACCGCTAAAGTTTGATGAATTTCGTGAAAGAGTTGGGCAGATTGTATACACATCTGCAACACCAGCCGAATATGAACTGGAAAAAAGTAAAAAGAATGTGATTGAACAGATTATCCGTCCCACAGGACTTGTAGACCCAGAGATATCGGTTAATCCTGTTACTGAAAGTGGTAAATACAAAGGTCAGGTTCAACATTTTATAAAAGAAGCAAAAGGAGTGATAAAAAAGAAAGGGCGTGTTCTTGCAACTGTTCTCACAAAGAAAATGGCAGAAGACCTCTCTTCATATCTTACAGAACAGGGAGTGAAGACAAAATATCTACACAGCGACATAAAGACAATACAGAGAATAGAAATACTCACAGAGTTTAGAAAAGGGGAGTTTGATGTCCTTGTTGGCGTGAATTTGTTGCGTGAAGGGCTTGACCTTCCTGAAGTTGAACTGGTCGGCATCTTTGACGCAGACAAGGAAGGGTTTTTGCGGTCTACCACCTCTCTGATACAGACAATCGGGCGAGCAGCAAGGAATGTTTCAAGCCGTGTTCTTTTGTATGCAGACAAGGAGACAGCAGCACTTAAAAACGCCATCACAGAGACCAACCGTAGGAGAAAAATACAGATCGCATATAACAAAAAGCACAACATAACCCCAAAGACCGTAAGAAAGGAGATAAAAGATATAACAAGCCAGATAAGCACCAGGCACAAAAAAACAGTCAAATCACTCCTTGTTTTTGATAGGGAAAAATATGACAAAAACCCAAAGAAGTTTCTGAAAGACAAAAAGAAGAGTATGGAAGAGGCAGTTAAGATACTTGACTTTGAAACCGCAGCGATAATAAGGGATGAAATAAGGGAATTAAAGGGAGATAAAAAGTAA
- the lysS gene encoding lysine--tRNA ligase, which yields MNDTIEPIENERETRIKKAQELKSKGDNPYKSNFAKTHFTDEVMFYAKENKLRESEDVFTSTKKDIRTAGRILAIRNHGKILFVNIQDMRGELQVFIKEDILGAEKFSFVVDMLDMGDFVGVVGEPFMTKQDKLALCVAEIELLSKAINPMPSEHFGIEDTELRYRKRYLDLILNEKSRETMRVAIEMVDFLRNWLKERDFVEVTTRVLQNLPGGANAESFVTHHNYLDVDLYLRIASELDLKMAVAGGKERVFEIGPVFRNEGIDAEHLQEYQSLEFYCAYKSIEESMEWAEDMLSQAALSTVGKKTGIVFSESGEAKTVSLDPPFRKIAFLDLMKKEGVDSDTSEDELRKKIVATGVSEKEIKGKTSGALLDILYKKTVRPNIIEPTFVTQYPVDMFPLARPNDKNEKVADSYQIVVGGVELVKAYSELIDPVVQREALMKQERARKGGDNEAERLNEEFLTAMEHGMPPMVGFGLGISRFVAVLTGTKNLKETILFPLLAPKKDK from the coding sequence ATGAACGATACGATAGAGCCAATAGAGAATGAAAGGGAAACACGAATAAAAAAAGCCCAAGAATTAAAATCAAAAGGGGACAACCCCTATAAATCTAATTTTGCAAAAACGCATTTCACTGATGAAGTTATGTTTTATGCAAAAGAGAATAAATTAAGAGAGTCAGAGGATGTATTTACTTCCACAAAAAAAGACATAAGAACGGCTGGAAGAATTTTAGCAATTCGCAATCACGGAAAAATTCTTTTTGTAAATATTCAGGATATGCGTGGCGAACTACAGGTATTTATCAAGGAAGATATTTTGGGCGCAGAAAAATTCTCTTTTGTTGTGGATATGCTTGATATGGGGGACTTTGTCGGTGTTGTTGGTGAACCGTTTATGACAAAACAGGACAAGCTTGCGCTTTGTGTTGCAGAGATTGAGCTGTTGAGTAAGGCGATAAACCCGATGCCCTCAGAACATTTTGGTATAGAGGACACAGAACTGCGTTATAGAAAAAGATATCTTGATTTGATATTAAATGAAAAATCAAGAGAGACGATGAGGGTTGCGATAGAGATGGTTGATTTTTTAAGAAATTGGCTGAAAGAAAGGGACTTTGTTGAAGTTACAACTCGTGTTTTGCAGAATCTTCCAGGAGGTGCAAACGCAGAATCGTTTGTCACACATCACAATTACCTTGATGTTGATCTTTACTTGAGAATTGCAAGCGAATTGGATCTCAAGATGGCAGTCGCAGGGGGAAAGGAAAGGGTCTTTGAAATCGGACCAGTTTTTAGGAACGAAGGCATTGATGCCGAGCACTTGCAGGAATATCAGTCGCTTGAATTTTATTGTGCTTATAAATCTATTGAAGAAAGCATGGAGTGGGCAGAAGATATGCTGTCACAAGCAGCGCTATCAACAGTTGGCAAAAAAACAGGTATTGTGTTTTCTGAGAGTGGGGAAGCGAAGACAGTTTCACTTGATCCTCCGTTTAGAAAAATAGCATTTCTTGATTTAATGAAGAAAGAAGGCGTTGATTCAGACACAAGCGAGGACGAGTTGAGAAAAAAAATAGTCGCGACAGGTGTAAGTGAAAAAGAGATAAAAGGAAAAACAAGTGGTGCTCTGCTTGATATACTATACAAAAAAACAGTAAGACCAAATATAATTGAACCAACATTTGTAACCCAATACCCAGTTGATATGTTTCCACTTGCACGACCAAACGATAAGAATGAGAAAGTGGCGGATAGCTACCAGATTGTTGTGGGAGGAGTTGAACTTGTAAAAGCATACTCTGAGTTGATAGACCCCGTTGTTCAGAGGGAGGCATTGATGAAGCAGGAACGCGCAAGAAAGGGGGGTGATAATGAAGCGGAACGGCTGAACGAGGAATTTTTGACCGCCATGGAACACGGCATGCCGCCTATGGTGGGCTTTGGGCTTGGAATATCGCGTTTTGTCGCTGTTTTGACGGGCACGAAAAACCTTAAAGAAACAATACTATTTCCTCTCCTTGCCCCCAAAAAAGACAAATAA